Within the Pseudarthrobacter sp. W1I19 genome, the region ACATCCGGCCCGAGCACTTCGCCGACCTGCGATTGTGGCAGAAACGTTCCTGGGTGGGCGCCCACAGCATGGATCCGGCCTTGCGCGCCACCATTTCCGCCAGAATCCTGGAAACGCTCGCAACGGCAAGGCCTCTGACCGCCGCCCAGATTGCCGACCGCATCGGCCACGTGGAGGAGAAACAGAACGCCAACTGGGGCTGGAACTGGAGCGCGGTCAAGAGGGTACTGGAGCACCTGTTTGAGGAGGGCGTTGTTTCAGCCGCCTCCAGGACGGAGCAATTCGAGCGGAGGTACACACTCACTGCGAAGGTGCTGCCCAATCTTCCCGGCGCGGAACCCGGGGAACGCGACCTCGAGCCGGCCCTTCACCGGCTGATCGATGCCGCGGCGCAAGCCCACGGCATCGGGACCGTGCGGTGTTTCGCTGACTATTTCCGCACCCCGGTCAAGGCCGCAGCGGCATCAGTGAACCATCTCGTGGACTCCGGCAGGCTGGAACCTGTAACGGTGGCAGGCTGGAACCGTGAAGTGTTCCTTCACACGGAAGCCAGGCTGCCGCGGCGTGCGACAGGCCGGGCGCTGTTGAGCCCGTTCGATTCCCTGGTCTTTGAACGGCGCCGGCTTGAGGAGCTGTTCGGCTTCCATTACCGCATAGAGATCTACACTCCTGAACCCAAAAGGCGCTATGGATACTACGTCCTGCCCTTCCTCCTGCGCGACAGAATCGTGGCACGGGTGGACCTCAAGGCTGACCGCGCAGGCGGGAAACTGCTGGTTCGATCCGCTTATGCCGAGCCTGATGCCCCGCCGGATACCGCCGTCGAACTCGCTGCAGAGCTTCGCTTGATGGCGGACTGGCTGGGACTGCCCGGCATGGAGATCTGTCCGCGGGGCGATCTTGCCTGCGAACTCGCCCAGGCCGTAACAGGCGGATTGGC harbors:
- a CDS encoding winged helix-turn-helix domain-containing protein: MPTLSLDQARRIALAAQGLDKGRPAGPVTSRTVGRTFARLQLVQIDSVNVLARSHFLPFFSRLGNYDRNILQRMSATHPRRMVEYWAHEASYIRPEHFADLRLWQKRSWVGAHSMDPALRATISARILETLATARPLTAAQIADRIGHVEEKQNANWGWNWSAVKRVLEHLFEEGVVSAASRTEQFERRYTLTAKVLPNLPGAEPGERDLEPALHRLIDAAAQAHGIGTVRCFADYFRTPVKAAAASVNHLVDSGRLEPVTVAGWNREVFLHTEARLPRRATGRALLSPFDSLVFERRRLEELFGFHYRIEIYTPEPKRRYGYYVLPFLLRDRIVARVDLKADRAGGKLLVRSAYAEPDAPPDTAVELAAELRLMADWLGLPGMEICPRGDLACELAQAVTGGLAAPL